A region from the Janthinobacterium agaricidamnosum genome encodes:
- a CDS encoding aspartate aminotransferase family protein gives MSTSNNPLAPSAAFVSSVAQKNAAPQVYDTAAIQQMDSAHYLHPFTDFQDLASKGARVMVRGDGVYLWDSQGKKIVDGMSGLWCVNVGYGRTSISQAVYKQMETLPFYNSFFGTTNVPAAQLAAKLAQISPPQFQHVFFTSSGSEGNDTNLRMVRRYWDILGYKERHTIISRHNAYHGSTVAGASLGGMDGMHAQGGLPIPGIAHIGQPNYLESGHGLSPEAFGLKAAGWLEDKILEIGADKVAAFIGEPVQGAGGVIIPPSTYWPEIQRICDKYGILLIADEVICGFGRLGRWFGSELFGIKPDLITFAKGVTSGYVPLGGVLVGDRVAKVLIEQGGEFTHGFTYSGHPVACAAALENIRIIEEEQLVAKVADDTGPYLKQCFASLGEHPLVGYADSCGLVAGLNLVRKKGATVHDNELFDEDQGVGMICRGHMFDNGVIMRAVGERMIVAPPLVMTRAQIDEMVALIRLCLDKTYADVKAKGWV, from the coding sequence ATGAGCACATCCAACAATCCGCTGGCGCCGAGCGCCGCTTTTGTATCGTCCGTGGCGCAAAAGAATGCGGCGCCGCAGGTGTACGACACGGCCGCCATCCAGCAGATGGACTCGGCCCACTACCTGCATCCGTTCACCGACTTCCAGGACCTGGCAAGCAAGGGTGCCAGGGTGATGGTGCGCGGCGACGGCGTCTACCTGTGGGATAGCCAGGGCAAGAAGATCGTCGACGGCATGTCGGGCCTGTGGTGCGTGAACGTGGGCTACGGCCGCACGTCGATTTCGCAAGCCGTGTACAAACAGATGGAGACGCTGCCCTTCTATAACAGCTTCTTTGGCACGACGAACGTGCCGGCCGCGCAGCTGGCGGCCAAGCTGGCGCAGATATCGCCGCCGCAGTTCCAGCACGTGTTCTTCACCAGTTCCGGCTCGGAAGGCAACGACACGAATTTGCGCATGGTGCGCCGCTACTGGGATATCCTCGGCTACAAGGAGCGCCACACCATCATCAGCCGCCACAACGCGTATCACGGCAGCACGGTGGCGGGAGCATCGCTGGGCGGCATGGACGGCATGCATGCGCAGGGCGGCTTGCCGATACCGGGCATCGCGCATATCGGCCAGCCCAATTACCTGGAGTCGGGCCATGGCTTGTCTCCGGAAGCCTTCGGCTTGAAGGCGGCCGGCTGGCTGGAAGACAAGATCCTCGAAATCGGCGCCGACAAGGTGGCCGCCTTCATCGGCGAGCCGGTGCAGGGGGCCGGCGGCGTCATCATCCCGCCATCGACCTACTGGCCCGAGATCCAGCGCATCTGTGACAAGTACGGCATTTTGCTGATCGCCGATGAAGTCATCTGCGGCTTCGGCCGCCTGGGGCGCTGGTTCGGCTCCGAACTGTTCGGCATCAAGCCCGACCTGATCACGTTTGCCAAGGGCGTCACCTCGGGTTACGTGCCGCTGGGCGGCGTGCTGGTGGGCGACAGGGTCGCCAAGGTGCTGATCGAGCAGGGCGGCGAATTCACGCACGGTTTCACGTATTCCGGCCACCCCGTGGCCTGCGCGGCCGCGCTGGAAAACATCCGCATCATCGAGGAAGAGCAGCTGGTGGCCAAGGTGGCCGATGATACGGGACCATACCTGAAGCAGTGCTTCGCCAGCCTGGGCGAGCATCCGCTGGTCGGCTATGCTGACAGCTGCGGCCTTGTCGCGGGCCTGAACCTGGTGCGTAAAAAGGGCGCCACCGTGCACGACAACGAGCTGTTCGACGAGGACCAGGGCGTGGGCATGATCTGCCGCGGCCACATGTTCGACAACGGCGTCATCATGCGCGCCGTGGGCGAGCGCATGATCGTCGCCCCGCCCCTGGTCATGACGCGGGCGCAGATCGATGAGATGGTGGCGCTGATACGGCTGTGCCTGGACAAGACGTATGCGGACGTGAAAGCGAAGGGCTGGGTTTAG
- a CDS encoding sigma-70 family RNA polymerase sigma factor: MPDTLLTATDEDLMLRYSAGDLPSFRELYRRHSQGLYRFVAWRSPRRAWVDEIVQDAWASLHAARAGYQPQAAFRTYLYQIARNRLIDLLRQREGQDHGDAGELADEGASPPQSLEQKQQHARLHAAIAALPAEQKEALVLQQFSGMSILEIAAVTGAEAETVKSRLRYAMQKLRAGLDSAAGAGGQA; the protein is encoded by the coding sequence ATGCCCGACACTTTATTGACCGCGACGGATGAAGACCTGATGCTGCGCTACAGCGCCGGCGACCTGCCGTCGTTTCGCGAGCTGTACCGGCGCCACAGCCAGGGCCTGTACCGCTTCGTGGCCTGGCGTTCGCCGCGCCGCGCGTGGGTGGACGAGATCGTGCAGGATGCGTGGGCCAGCCTGCATGCGGCGCGCGCCGGCTACCAGCCGCAGGCGGCGTTTCGCACCTATCTGTACCAGATCGCGCGCAACCGCCTGATCGACCTCCTGCGCCAGCGGGAAGGACAGGACCACGGCGATGCAGGCGAACTGGCGGACGAGGGCGCATCGCCGCCGCAGTCGCTGGAGCAGAAACAGCAGCACGCGCGGCTGCATGCGGCCATCGCCGCGCTGCCGGCGGAACAGAAGGAAGCGCTGGTGCTGCAGCAGTTCAGCGGCATGAGCATCCTCGAGATCGCCGCGGTGACGGGGGCGGAAGCGGAAACCGTCAAGAGCCGGCTGCGCTACGCCATGCAGAAATTGCGCGCGGGCTTGGACAGCGCCGCTGGCGCGGGAGGACAGGCATGA
- a CDS encoding beta-propeller domain-containing protein, which yields MSSAHKIILMLSLLLSAGSHAAGTAPRKTLAPFASEQALSSYLQQLQARQAALLREQQKLQRATAQSMAAPPAPPPAPAPMVAKTAPAASAEAAESVTNVQTAGVDEGGIVKLHGKHLVMLRRGKLFTVQVGGNALQPVASLDAFAPGSDPSGSWYDEMLIDGDTVVVIGYSYSRGGTEIGLFDIGADGKLAYRATYHLRSNDYYSSRNYASRLIGSKLVFYSPLSLNLRRGDPFGGFPALRRWRPDAIPSDFKRIAPATRIYRTDEEPEPGFGLTLHTVTVCDLAQRDMRCEATAVMGPQGRVFYVSGESVFVWTTRRGSDSGVFRIPLDGSAPSALKVAGAPVDQFSFLESGDGHLNVLLRAEGQGDAMWDGTRGRGDMALLRVPLASFSDGRDSAPAGSYKPLPGGGGYGLQNRYVGPYLLYGNPGNAGRRKADQAWPRQPLYAVRWADAGSVQSLALPHGVERIEALGNDAVVIGAQGRDLHFSTIGLGAQAAVATRYIRADAAQGESRSHGFFYKPQTAGEGLIGLPILGADERPGLNKSAASVLYLRNSGLQLTELGALAARPGPAPDDGCRASCVDWYGNARPLFLQGRVFALLGYELVEGALKEGQIREVRRVSYAPNASSLR from the coding sequence ATGTCCAGCGCCCACAAGATCATATTGATGCTGTCCCTGCTGCTGTCGGCAGGCAGCCATGCCGCCGGCACGGCGCCGCGCAAGACCCTGGCGCCGTTCGCCAGCGAGCAGGCCTTGAGCAGCTACCTGCAGCAGCTGCAGGCGCGCCAGGCGGCCTTGCTGCGGGAGCAGCAGAAACTGCAGCGCGCCACGGCGCAGTCCATGGCGGCGCCGCCCGCACCGCCGCCAGCGCCAGCGCCGATGGTGGCGAAAACGGCGCCGGCGGCGTCGGCAGAAGCGGCCGAATCCGTCACCAATGTGCAGACGGCGGGCGTGGACGAAGGCGGCATCGTCAAGCTGCACGGCAAGCACCTTGTGATGCTCCGGCGCGGCAAGCTGTTCACCGTGCAGGTGGGCGGCAATGCCCTGCAGCCCGTCGCCTCGCTCGATGCATTCGCGCCGGGCAGCGACCCGTCGGGCAGCTGGTATGACGAGATGCTGATCGATGGCGACACGGTCGTGGTGATCGGCTACAGCTACAGCCGTGGCGGCACGGAGATCGGCCTGTTCGACATCGGTGCGGATGGCAAGCTGGCCTATCGCGCCACGTATCATTTGCGCTCCAACGATTATTATTCGTCGCGCAATTACGCCAGCCGCCTGATCGGCAGCAAGCTGGTATTCTATTCACCCCTGTCGCTGAACCTGCGCCGGGGCGACCCGTTTGGCGGCTTTCCCGCGCTGCGCCGCTGGCGTCCCGACGCCATACCGTCCGACTTCAAGCGCATCGCCCCGGCCACGCGCATTTACCGCACCGATGAAGAGCCCGAACCGGGCTTTGGTCTGACCCTGCATACGGTCACCGTGTGCGACCTGGCGCAGCGCGACATGCGCTGCGAAGCGACCGCCGTGATGGGGCCGCAGGGGCGCGTGTTTTATGTGTCGGGCGAATCTGTTTTCGTGTGGACGACGCGCCGGGGCAGCGACTCGGGCGTGTTCCGCATTCCCCTCGACGGCTCGGCGCCCAGCGCCCTGAAGGTGGCTGGCGCGCCCGTCGACCAGTTCTCGTTCCTCGAAAGCGGCGACGGCCACCTGAACGTCCTGCTGCGCGCCGAGGGCCAGGGCGACGCGATGTGGGATGGCACGCGGGGGCGCGGCGACATGGCCCTGCTGCGTGTGCCATTGGCGTCGTTTTCCGATGGCCGCGACAGTGCGCCGGCCGGCAGCTACAAGCCGCTGCCCGGCGGTGGCGGCTACGGCCTGCAGAACCGCTATGTGGGGCCCTATCTGTTGTACGGCAATCCGGGCAATGCGGGGCGCCGCAAGGCGGACCAGGCCTGGCCACGCCAGCCCCTGTATGCCGTGCGCTGGGCCGATGCGGGCAGCGTGCAGTCGCTGGCCTTGCCGCACGGCGTGGAGCGCATCGAGGCGCTGGGCAATGACGCCGTGGTGATCGGCGCGCAGGGCAGGGATCTGCACTTCAGCACCATCGGTCTGGGGGCGCAGGCGGCGGTCGCCACGCGCTACATCCGCGCCGATGCGGCGCAGGGCGAGTCGCGCAGCCACGGCTTTTTCTACAAGCCGCAAACGGCCGGCGAGGGCTTGATCGGCCTGCCCATCCTGGGCGCGGACGAACGGCCTGGGCTCAACAAGTCAGCCGCCTCCGTCCTGTACCTGCGCAACAGCGGCCTGCAGTTGACTGAACTGGGCGCGCTGGCGGCGCGGCCCGGCCCGGCACCGGACGACGGCTGCCGCGCGTCGTGCGTGGACTGGTACGGCAATGCGCGCCCGCTGTTCCTGCAGGGCCGCGTCTTCGCCCTGCTCGGCTATGAACTGGTGGAAGGGGCGCTCAAGGAGGGGCAGATCCGCGAAGTGCGCCGCGTCAGCTATGCGCCCAATGCCTCCTCTTTGCGCTGA
- a CDS encoding glutamine synthetase family protein, which produces MAIRENFTYTDMDLWLNEKRVTEIECLVPDLTGVARGKILPRGKFTQERGMRIPEAVLGMTVTGNYPVDDGGYDRAISSTDRDMILKADPTTITMVPWATDPTAQVIHDCYFADGALVDFAPRSVLRRVLKLYADKGWKPVVAPELEFYLTAKNTDPDLPLKPPIGRSGRAETSRQVYSIDAVNEFDPLFEDIYDYCELMNLDVDTLIHEIGAGQMEINFLHGDPLGLADKVFFFKRTLREAALKHDMYATFMAKPMAGEPGSAMHVHQSVVDAKTGMNIFSNEDGSAAPIFKHYIAGLQRYMPSAMAIVAPYVNSYRRIVRHTAAPINIQWGLDNRTVGFRVPESGVQDRRVENRIIGADANPYLALAVTLACGYLGMTEQLEATPMMVGSAYDMKFELPQGLPEALQLLRAEDKLRTVLGERFIDVYAAIKDLEHQEFMTVISPWEREHLLLHV; this is translated from the coding sequence ATGGCAATACGCGAAAATTTCACTTATACGGATATGGATTTGTGGCTCAATGAAAAGCGCGTCACGGAAATTGAATGCCTGGTACCCGACTTGACGGGCGTGGCGCGGGGGAAGATCCTGCCGCGCGGGAAATTCACCCAGGAACGCGGCATGCGCATCCCGGAAGCGGTACTGGGCATGACGGTGACGGGCAATTACCCGGTCGACGATGGCGGCTACGACCGCGCCATTTCCAGCACCGACCGCGACATGATTTTAAAGGCCGATCCCACCACCATCACCATGGTGCCGTGGGCTACCGACCCCACCGCGCAAGTCATCCACGACTGCTATTTTGCCGATGGCGCGCTGGTCGATTTTGCTCCCCGCTCCGTGCTGCGGCGCGTGCTGAAACTGTATGCGGACAAGGGCTGGAAGCCCGTGGTGGCGCCGGAGCTGGAGTTCTACCTGACGGCGAAAAACACGGACCCCGATTTGCCATTGAAACCGCCCATTGGCCGCAGCGGCCGGGCCGAGACGAGCCGCCAGGTGTACAGCATCGACGCCGTCAACGAATTCGATCCGCTGTTCGAGGATATCTACGATTATTGCGAACTGATGAACCTTGACGTCGATACGCTGATCCACGAAATCGGCGCGGGTCAGATGGAAATCAACTTCCTGCACGGCGATCCGCTGGGCCTGGCCGACAAGGTCTTCTTCTTCAAGCGCACCTTGCGCGAAGCGGCGTTAAAACACGATATGTACGCCACCTTCATGGCCAAGCCCATGGCGGGCGAGCCGGGTTCCGCCATGCACGTGCACCAGAGCGTCGTCGATGCGAAGACGGGCATGAACATCTTCAGCAACGAGGACGGTTCGGCCGCGCCCATCTTCAAGCATTACATCGCGGGCCTGCAGCGCTACATGCCGTCGGCCATGGCCATCGTCGCGCCCTACGTGAATTCCTACCGCCGCATCGTGCGCCACACTGCCGCGCCGATCAACATCCAGTGGGGCCTGGACAACCGCACGGTGGGCTTCCGCGTGCCCGAGTCGGGCGTGCAGGACCGCCGCGTGGAAAACCGCATCATCGGCGCCGACGCGAATCCCTACCTGGCCCTGGCCGTCACCCTGGCCTGCGGCTACCTGGGCATGACGGAGCAGCTGGAAGCGACGCCGATGATGGTGGGCAGCGCCTACGACATGAAATTCGAGCTGCCGCAAGGCTTGCCCGAGGCCCTGCAGCTGCTGCGCGCGGAAGACAAGCTGCGCACGGTGCTGGGCGAGCGCTTCATCGACGTGTATGCGGCCATCAAGGACCTGGAGCACCAGGAATTCATGACCGTCATCAGTCCGTGGGAGCGCGAACACCTGTTATTACACGTTTAA
- a CDS encoding MFS transporter, which produces MKTMPWRDFFALVVSIGVVGLGLGATMPLTALTLHQRGVGTDIIGMITAVSALGILAASPFVSGWVGRFGARATMLGAVWVASLATIAMQFSDHLLAWSVLRFLFGGAMGVLFTIGEAWVNRLAPDNSRGRVVAMYTTSFTFFQLIGPALVALFNDKIAWSFAACGLLFLLAVPGLMLISNSGPEKEPQEHGVKWTLILPRMPMIVLGAAFFALFDTLALSLLPLYAMEHGIGTDLALLSATVVLVGDTGLQFALGWMADRFGRARVHAGCGVAVCLLLPLLPFAVGTPWLWWTLLLLLGAAAGGIYMLALVACGERFTGLSLTSASAIVNATWGITSGGGPLLTGVLMQSAGVNALPAVMWVCAAIFVGSAVWERRKGIV; this is translated from the coding sequence ATGAAGACCATGCCGTGGCGCGACTTCTTCGCCCTCGTGGTCAGCATCGGCGTGGTCGGCCTGGGCCTGGGAGCCACCATGCCGCTCACCGCCCTGACCCTGCACCAGCGCGGCGTGGGCACGGACATCATCGGCATGATCACGGCCGTCAGCGCCCTCGGCATCCTGGCCGCCTCGCCGTTCGTCTCGGGCTGGGTGGGGCGTTTCGGTGCGCGCGCCACCATGCTGGGCGCCGTCTGGGTGGCCTCGCTGGCGACGATCGCCATGCAGTTCAGCGACCACCTGCTGGCGTGGAGCGTGCTGCGCTTCCTGTTCGGCGGCGCCATGGGCGTGCTGTTTACCATCGGCGAAGCGTGGGTCAACCGCCTGGCGCCCGACAATTCGCGCGGGCGCGTGGTGGCCATGTACACCACCAGTTTTACCTTCTTCCAGCTGATCGGCCCCGCCCTCGTGGCCCTCTTCAACGACAAGATTGCGTGGAGCTTCGCCGCCTGCGGCCTGCTGTTTCTGCTGGCCGTGCCGGGCCTGATGCTGATCTCGAACAGCGGCCCGGAAAAGGAACCGCAAGAACACGGCGTGAAGTGGACCCTGATCCTGCCGCGCATGCCGATGATCGTGCTCGGTGCCGCCTTCTTTGCCCTGTTCGACACGCTGGCATTGAGCTTGCTGCCCCTGTATGCGATGGAGCACGGCATCGGCACGGACCTGGCCCTGCTGTCGGCCACCGTGGTGCTGGTGGGCGATACGGGCCTGCAATTCGCGCTGGGCTGGATGGCCGACCGTTTCGGCCGCGCCAGGGTGCACGCGGGCTGCGGCGTGGCCGTCTGCCTGCTGCTGCCGCTGCTGCCGTTTGCCGTCGGCACGCCATGGCTGTGGTGGACCCTGCTGCTGTTGCTGGGCGCGGCGGCGGGCGGCATCTACATGCTGGCGCTGGTGGCCTGCGGCGAGCGTTTCACGGGGCTGTCGCTGACCAGCGCCAGCGCCATCGTCAACGCCACCTGGGGTATCACCAGCGGCGGCGGTCCCCTGCTGACGGGCGTCCTGATGCAATCGGCGGGCGTAAACGCCCTGCCGGCCGTGATGTGGGTATGCGCCGCCATTTTCGTCGGCAGCGCCGTGTGGGAGCGCAGGAAGGGGATCGTGTAA
- a CDS encoding gamma-glutamyl-gamma-aminobutyrate hydrolase family protein translates to MRHPIVLVPACQRQLGSHAWHMAQDKYLHAVLRGAGCMPLLLPALGADADLEVVLRIADGVMLTGSASNVDARLYGEEILHPDLPQDPARDATTLPLIRAALTLQLPLLAICRGFQEVNVALGGSLHQAVQAVPGMQDHRENVLDPLARQYAPAHRIKLMPDGVLSRLLGGESEMMVNSLHGQGIARLADGLLVEALADDGLVEAYTVASAAGFALAVQWHPEWQVEDNPQSMRLFGAFGQACRDYQEQHRKTE, encoded by the coding sequence ATGCGCCATCCCATCGTTCTCGTTCCCGCCTGCCAGCGCCAGCTGGGCAGCCATGCCTGGCACATGGCGCAGGACAAATACCTGCACGCCGTGCTGCGCGGCGCCGGCTGCATGCCGCTGCTGCTGCCGGCCCTGGGCGCCGATGCGGACCTGGAAGTGGTGCTGCGGATCGCCGACGGCGTCATGCTGACCGGTTCCGCCTCGAACGTCGACGCGCGCCTGTATGGCGAAGAGATCCTGCATCCCGACCTGCCGCAGGACCCCGCGCGCGACGCCACCACCTTGCCCCTGATCCGCGCCGCACTGACGTTGCAGTTGCCGCTGCTGGCCATCTGCCGCGGCTTCCAGGAAGTCAACGTGGCCCTGGGCGGCAGCCTGCACCAGGCCGTGCAGGCGGTGCCGGGCATGCAGGACCACCGCGAGAACGTGCTCGATCCGCTGGCGCGCCAGTATGCGCCCGCGCACCGCATCAAGCTGATGCCCGACGGCGTGCTGTCACGGTTGCTGGGCGGCGAGAGCGAAATGATGGTCAATTCCCTGCATGGCCAGGGCATCGCCCGGCTGGCCGATGGCTTGCTGGTGGAAGCGCTGGCCGACGACGGCCTGGTGGAAGCGTACACGGTGGCCAGCGCCGCCGGCTTTGCGCTGGCCGTGCAATGGCACCCGGAATGGCAGGTCGAGGACAATCCGCAGTCCATGCGGCTGTTCGGCGCCTTCGGCCAGGCTTGCCGCGACTACCAGGAGCAGCACAGAAAGACAGAATGA
- a CDS encoding trimeric intracellular cation channel family protein has product MLLYTIYLVAIVAEAMSGAIMGMRRGMDLFGICMIGTVTALGGGTVRDVLLGHYPLGWIAHPEYLLFTIGAAIVTAFVARYLHHLRAIFLLVDGLGLVAFCVIGCDIAMSAKMHPAIVVLAGMITGVFGGLLRDILCNQIPLVLQREVYATVALFTGALYVGLLHFKVDSSVAQLSSIGAGFLFRFLALHFEWRLPNFNGDRIRGFE; this is encoded by the coding sequence ATGCTGTTATATACGATCTACCTGGTGGCGATTGTTGCCGAAGCGATGTCCGGCGCCATCATGGGCATGCGGCGCGGCATGGATTTGTTCGGCATCTGCATGATCGGCACCGTCACGGCGCTCGGTGGCGGCACCGTGCGCGACGTGCTGCTGGGGCACTACCCGCTGGGCTGGATCGCGCATCCCGAATACCTGTTGTTTACCATCGGCGCGGCCATTGTGACGGCCTTTGTCGCGCGCTATCTGCACCATCTGCGCGCCATCTTTTTGCTGGTCGACGGCCTGGGCCTGGTAGCGTTTTGCGTGATCGGCTGCGACATCGCCATGTCGGCCAAGATGCACCCGGCCATCGTCGTGCTGGCGGGGATGATCACGGGCGTCTTCGGCGGCTTGCTGCGCGATATCCTGTGCAACCAGATTCCCCTCGTGCTGCAGCGCGAAGTGTATGCCACCGTGGCCCTGTTTACCGGCGCCCTGTATGTCGGCCTGCTGCACTTCAAGGTCGACAGCTCCGTGGCGCAGCTGTCGTCCATCGGCGCGGGCTTTTTGTTCCGCTTCCTGGCCTTGCACTTCGAGTGGCGCCTGCCGAATTTCAACGGTGACCGGATCCGGGGATTCGAATAG
- a CDS encoding ABC transporter ATP-binding protein — MTIATPAASASDAQAPFLLIDQLVKEFDGVRAVDGISVTINKGEIFALLGSSGCGKSTLLRMLAGFETPTSGRIALAGNSIVDVPPHQRPINMMFQSYALFPHLSVWDNIAFGLRRDGLPKAEVAARVEQMLALVQLGQYAKRKPHQLSGGQQQRVALARSLAKRPQLLLLDEPLGALDKKLRERTQMELVNIIEQVGVTCVMVTHDQDEAMSMATRIAVMSEGRILQVGAPGEIYETPNCRFVADFIGSVNLFDGRITEDEPDHVVIDTPDGRHYVAHGITGNLGMDVSVAVRPEKIGIQTEPPSLEERASPAEHGYNCAQGVIVAMAYFGNETSYHVRLDSGTVVKVSRTNAARHDAARLEREQRVWVWWDGADIVVLTS; from the coding sequence ATGACGATAGCAACACCTGCCGCGTCGGCCAGCGACGCCCAAGCGCCTTTCTTGCTGATTGATCAGCTGGTCAAGGAATTCGATGGCGTGCGCGCCGTCGATGGCATTTCCGTGACGATCAACAAGGGCGAGATCTTTGCCCTGCTGGGCAGTTCAGGTTGCGGCAAGTCGACCCTGCTGCGCATGCTGGCCGGTTTCGAGACGCCGACCTCGGGGCGCATCGCCCTGGCGGGCAACAGCATCGTCGACGTGCCGCCGCACCAGCGGCCCATCAACATGATGTTCCAGTCGTACGCGCTGTTCCCCCACCTGTCCGTGTGGGACAACATCGCTTTCGGCCTGCGCCGCGACGGCTTGCCGAAAGCGGAAGTGGCGGCGCGGGTCGAACAGATGCTGGCGCTGGTGCAGCTGGGCCAATACGCGAAGCGCAAGCCGCACCAGCTGTCGGGCGGCCAGCAGCAGCGTGTGGCGCTGGCGCGCAGCCTGGCCAAGCGTCCGCAATTGCTGCTGCTCGACGAGCCGCTGGGCGCGCTCGACAAGAAACTGCGCGAACGCACGCAGATGGAACTGGTCAACATCATCGAGCAGGTGGGCGTGACGTGCGTGATGGTCACGCACGACCAGGATGAAGCCATGAGCATGGCCACGCGCATCGCCGTCATGAGCGAAGGGCGCATCCTGCAGGTGGGCGCGCCCGGTGAAATCTACGAGACGCCGAATTGCCGCTTCGTCGCCGACTTCATCGGCAGCGTCAATCTGTTCGACGGCCGCATCACGGAAGACGAACCCGATCACGTGGTGATCGACACGCCCGACGGCCGCCACTATGTCGCGCATGGCATCACGGGCAACCTGGGCATGGATGTCTCGGTGGCCGTGCGCCCCGAAAAGATCGGCATCCAGACCGAACCACCCTCCTTGGAAGAACGGGCTTCGCCAGCGGAACACGGCTATAACTGCGCCCAGGGCGTGATCGTCGCCATGGCGTATTTTGGCAATGAAACCAGCTACCACGTGCGCCTCGACAGCGGCACGGTGGTGAAAGTCTCGCGCACCAACGCGGCCCGCCACGACGCCGCGCGCCTCGAGCGCGAGCAGCGCGTGTGGGTGTGGTGGGATGGCGCCGACATCGTCGTGCTGACCAGCTGA
- the gabD gene encoding NADP-dependent succinate-semialdehyde dehydrogenase, translating into MLTLKDPTLLRQQCYLNGLWLDADGGKHADVRNPATGEVIGHVPVMGTQETRNAISAANAAWPAWRKKTAKERAAVLRRWNDLILENADDLALIMTAEQGKPLLEAKGEVQYAASFIEWFAEEGKRVAGDTLQSPWPDRRIVVTKEPIGVCAAITPWNFPAAMITRKAGPALAAGCPMLVKPAGMTPFSALALAVLAERAGVPAGVFNVITGSSQEIGDEMTSNPLVRKLSFTGSTEVGRMLMRQCAPTIKKLSLELGGNAPFIVFDDADLDAAVEGAIASKYRNAGQTCVCANRLYVQDGVYEAFAQKLVTAVQKLKVGNGADEGVTQGPLIEEKAVKKVEQHVADALAKGGRLLLGGKRHALGHNFFQPTVIADVTSDMLVASEETFGPLAPLFRFKTDEEVIALANNTEFGLASYFYSRDIGRIWKVAEGLESGMVGVNTGLISTEAAPFGGVKQSGLGREGSSYGIDDYLVIKYICMGGI; encoded by the coding sequence ATGCTCACACTGAAAGATCCCACGCTGCTACGCCAGCAATGCTACCTGAACGGACTATGGCTCGATGCCGACGGCGGCAAGCACGCCGACGTCCGCAATCCCGCCACGGGTGAAGTGATCGGCCATGTGCCCGTGATGGGCACGCAGGAGACAAGAAACGCCATCAGCGCTGCCAACGCCGCCTGGCCCGCCTGGCGCAAGAAGACGGCCAAGGAACGCGCAGCCGTGCTGCGCCGCTGGAATGACCTGATACTGGAAAACGCGGACGACCTGGCGCTGATCATGACGGCGGAACAGGGCAAGCCCTTGCTCGAAGCCAAAGGCGAAGTGCAATACGCCGCCTCCTTCATCGAATGGTTCGCCGAAGAAGGCAAGCGCGTCGCGGGCGACACCCTGCAGTCGCCGTGGCCGGACCGGCGCATCGTCGTGACGAAGGAGCCGATCGGCGTGTGCGCCGCCATCACACCCTGGAACTTCCCGGCCGCGATGATCACGCGCAAGGCAGGACCGGCGCTGGCGGCCGGCTGCCCGATGCTCGTCAAGCCGGCCGGCATGACGCCGTTTTCCGCGCTGGCGCTGGCCGTGCTGGCCGAACGCGCGGGTGTGCCTGCGGGCGTGTTCAATGTCATCACGGGCTCGTCGCAGGAGATCGGCGATGAGATGACGTCCAATCCCCTCGTGCGCAAGCTCAGTTTCACGGGATCGACGGAAGTGGGCCGCATGCTGATGCGCCAGTGCGCGCCGACGATCAAAAAGCTGTCGCTGGAACTGGGCGGCAATGCGCCGTTCATCGTCTTCGACGACGCCGACCTGGATGCGGCAGTGGAAGGCGCCATCGCCTCGAAATACCGCAACGCGGGCCAGACCTGCGTGTGCGCCAACCGGCTGTACGTGCAGGATGGCGTGTACGAGGCCTTTGCGCAAAAGCTGGTGACGGCCGTGCAAAAACTCAAGGTGGGCAACGGCGCCGACGAAGGCGTCACGCAGGGGCCGCTGATCGAGGAAAAGGCCGTAAAAAAAGTGGAGCAGCACGTGGCCGACGCACTGGCCAAGGGCGGGCGCCTGCTACTGGGCGGCAAGCGCCATGCGCTGGGCCACAACTTCTTCCAGCCCACCGTGATCGCCGACGTGACGAGCGACATGCTGGTGGCCAGCGAAGAGACGTTCGGGCCGCTGGCGCCCCTGTTCCGCTTCAAGACGGACGAGGAAGTCATCGCCCTGGCCAACAACACGGAATTCGGCCTGGCGTCCTATTTCTATTCGCGCGACATCGGCCGCATCTGGAAGGTCGCCGAAGGCCTGGAATCCGGCATGGTGGGCGTGAACACGGGGCTGATCTCGACGGAAGCGGCGCCGTTCGGCGGCGTCAAGCAGTCGGGCCTGGGCCGGGAGGGATCGTCGTACGGGATCGACGATTACCTGGTCATCAAATACATCTGCATGGGCGGTATTTAA